The genomic region TACCGCGGAGCGCATCCCCACCGCCTTCGAGCACTCCACGGATCTCGCCCGCTTCATCAACGCGTGGAACCACGACCGGGTCGGCCCTTGGGCGTCGTACCGCCTGTTGGAATCGGGTGATCTGCAGGCGCGGATGCGCCGTGGCATCCACATCAAGCACGGGCTTAGCGACGACCAGTTGGCCGCCGAATTGGTCGATTCCTTCGAGCACGCGGCGGCGTTCTACCAGCGGCTGCGCGAACGTTTTTTGGACGCGGCCCTGGACCAGCCGCTGCCACCGCAGCTCATGCGGGTCCAGGACACGAATGTGCTGTTGGGCCGCCATCCGTCGTTGCGCCACCTGCCCCGCGGGGGCCGGCAGGAGGTGACGACGGTGCCCGAGCTCTACGCGGAAGCAAACGGCCCAGCAGGGGCTGTGGCGCCGGTGGACTTGCACGAACTTTCGGCCGCCTTAGAGTTGCTCGACTTCCGCTACGGCCTGAGCGAGGACGGCGTGATCGCCACCGGGGTCAACGGTGTTGCGTTCGCGTTGTCCATCGACGGTGAGCCCGGCCCCCAGTACGCCCGGGTGACGGGGATGTGGGACACAGGCCGCGACGCGCTCGCAGCCTTCCTCCCGTTGTGGCTGGTGTGCAACGACGTCAACGAGCGCACCAGCGCAACCACGGTGTATTTGCACGAGTTCGACGGCGTTGTGCATGTGCACGCGGAGTCCACCATGCTTGTGGCGGAGGGCGCGGCGCAGGCGCAGGTCAGCGAGTTTGTTGTGTCCGCGATGGCGGCGTGTCTGGCGGCGATCGACCACGTCAGCCAGCAGGCGGCGGGCCAGTCCGTGGTGGATTGGCCGGGCCGACACTAGCTCGACTTACTAATCTGCGTTTTCCGTGGTGTACGCCAGCAGGTTGACTACCCAATACAACAGCACCGACGCGAACGGTGCCGCCGCCCAGGCCGCCCCCGGGCGCACGGGCGGGACCATGGTCACGGCGTCGCCCTGCGCGATGGTGTCCAAATCCGGCACCGGGTGCAGCACGGCCACGAACCAGTCGCCGAAAATGTAGAGGGCGAGTGCGGAGACCGCGCTGACCACACCAGCCCATAGCAGCCAGGCCACGGAACCGCGGACCCTGCCGCGGCGGGCGGAGTTGAGCGCTACCGCAGCTACCACGACCCCAGCCAGTGTGGAGAGCAGAGCGAATGTGCCGAAGCCGGTGAACTCGACGTTGGCGGGGCTGAGCGATTGATCGAGCTTGACTCCGCCTTCTGCGATTTCGCCCACGTAGGCGGGGCGCAACAGCGCCCACGTGCCGCCACCGGCGATCCCCAAAACGCAACCGAGCGCCAGGAGCCCTGCTCCGGCGCTCAGTGCGGATGTCTTCTTCAGCTGCACTGTGCTAGTTGCAGCTAGTTGCACAGCTTCCAGCGTCCGTCTTCCTTCTGGAAGATCATGGTCTGGGTGTCCTCGCCCTGGTCGCTCTTTGCGGTCAGGCTGCCGGAGGCGCGGTCGCCCTCGACGCGCACGTCGGTCAGGCTCACTTCGGTCTGGGGCAGGTCGATGCCCTGGCCCTGCTCCTCAGCAAGACGGCTCGCCTCTTCCACCTGCTCCAGGGTCATGCCCTGGCGCTCCAGCTCTGCGAGCATCGGCTCAGTGACGGCCTTGCAGGAGTTTTCCAAAATGGTCGGGGTCCAGTCCGCGAAGGAGCCCGGGTTGAGCACGTTGCGGGCGACGTCCTCCATCTGCTTGCGGTCTTCCTCGCTGCCTTCCTCACCGCCAGCCAGCGGCTGGTTGGTGTTTTCCGGCATACCGTTTTCAAACGGGTTGACCAGTGTCGGCGGC from Corynebacterium fournieri harbors:
- a CDS encoding YbjN domain-containing protein translates to MGKHAAPAGEQRPAEVNLDHVAAVLEGLGFDPLVRPDRLVVGAHAFTVALWVDYARPMSLVMDTAERIPTAFEHSTDLARFINAWNHDRVGPWASYRLLESGDLQARMRRGIHIKHGLSDDQLAAELVDSFEHAAAFYQRLRERFLDAALDQPLPPQLMRVQDTNVLLGRHPSLRHLPRGGRQEVTTVPELYAEANGPAGAVAPVDLHELSAALELLDFRYGLSEDGVIATGVNGVAFALSIDGEPGPQYARVTGMWDTGRDALAAFLPLWLVCNDVNERTSATTVYLHEFDGVVHVHAESTMLVAEGAAQAQVSEFVVSAMAACLAAIDHVSQQAAGQSVVDWPGRH